TTGTacagcaataaataataaaactattgtaGCTAAAGACCTCATGAACGGTCTACTAAATATAATATCCGAAATGTCTCTGAACGTGGACTTTTCTGCAGACTTCTCTTTAGTCTTTTCTAAAACTGTTGCCAATTCCTTGTCAGCGTTTTCTCCGTTGCCTCGAAACTGCTTGTAAGATTCTATTCCTTCATCAGTTCTGCCTTTCGAGAGCAGCCATAGAGGACTTTCTTTTAAAGACAAGAGAACTATAAAAGATACGATGTTAGGTATAATGAAAATGAAGCAGCTAGTCTTCCAATGGCAGAATTTGCCGACTGTGTGGCTGATTAAGGCTCCAATATTGATAGCTGCCGATGGGCAGAAGAGGGCTATAGCTCTGTACTTTGGATCGGTCGTTTCTCCAATGTAGACCATACTATTGGCTCTAACGGCTCCCGTGCAAGCTCCTGTGATGAACCTCCCCAGGAGCATGACGGCGTTGTTGTTGGAGACTCCTATGATGATCCAGCCGAGGACGAAAGGTACGATAAGGACTAGCTGACCCATCCGTCTCCCGAAACCGTCGCTCATAGAGCCGGAGAATAAGGAGCCCATCATCATAGCCAGTGGGGAGATGGAGGCTGAAACAGATAGGTATAATTCCTTTAGAATAAATGAACTACAGATTACATGTTTAGAGGTACGGTAAGCTATTAATGTTAATGTTCATCTTGTAACTTGAATAGAAGctaagcatatttttattttgtagagtGACTAGAATGTATGTCTATCATGGCGTGCAAGTATGTTTGTTTCTAAACTTTTAGCCtattaatgactacttataatATAACAACTAGTTTATGTATGTTTTCTCAACTCCACCTGATCTAACTACCAACTGCCATAGAACCTACAGATTTTCTCATCAGAAATTCGCAACTTACCAATCCATGAGTCGTACACTGGGTCGTAGGGAAAGCTGGTATCATTCTGCAGCTGAGGCAGTAGCACTGCCGTGAAGCCGAAGGTTATACCTCCAGCAAGAGCCAGGAGTGATGCTGCAAATGTCGCCAGGATCTGGAAGTGATGAAGACAGTTTTAATAGGTATGGATGGCTATGGCATTTTTTAGTTTGAGTACATGAATATGATAAGTGTACAGGGTAGAGTTGAAACCACGTCAAAATAGCGAGATTCCATACAAaattgttcgcgaacaaatgtGTCCGCATCAGCGCGAGTCCACTATTAGTATGTGTTCATGTTCGCGTCCAAAGGTTGTGATTTAGCGGACATTtaaga
The nucleotide sequence above comes from Helicoverpa zea isolate HzStark_Cry1AcR chromosome 25, ilHelZeax1.1, whole genome shotgun sequence. Encoded proteins:
- the LOC124642819 gene encoding facilitated trehalose transporter Tret1-like translates to MTKILQVLAPKVAESAHIYRQILATFAASLLALAGGITFGFTAVLLPQLQNDTSFPYDPVYDSWIASISPLAMMMGSLFSGSMSDGFGRRMGQLVLIVPFVLGWIIIGVSNNNAVMLLGRFITGACTGAVRANSMVYIGETTDPKYRAIALFCPSAAINIGALISHTVGKFCHWKTSCFIFIIPNIVSFIVLLSLKESPLWLLSKGRTDEGIESYKQFRGNGENADKELATVLEKTKEKSAEKSTFRDISDIIFSRPFMRSLATIVLLFIAVQWCGINTLSFYAQVIFEKTFAGEVDAFMLMLVTDGIRILAGVVMCSLAKMLPRKVTFIACCITTSLILLGLVTYLYLRPDGMVWMAVTCMVMYIGIASALTCISWSFVAEIFPSKVRGFGSGLSSAISFVLLFISVKVTPEIMNRFGEQVMYAGFAGVTLCTGLLLSFILPETNGRSLQDIEDSLYQKKGEEKKKDISMAALPNSTA